One region of Mangifera indica cultivar Alphonso chromosome 3, CATAS_Mindica_2.1, whole genome shotgun sequence genomic DNA includes:
- the LOC123210687 gene encoding 39S ribosomal protein L47, mitochondrial-like, whose translation MFMTRFIGRSFLAAAMSESSAATATMSASGHNPLEELFEKDRSLDDQKPVYGRSWKASELRLKSWDDLHKLWYVILKEKNMLMTQRQMLHAQNLRFPNPERLPKVRKSMCRIKHVLTERAIEEPDPRRSAEMKRMINAL comes from the exons ATGTTTATGACGAGATTTATCGGGCGGTCGTTCCTGGCTGCGGCAATGTCAGAGTCATCTGCAGCTACTGCTACGATGTCTGCGTCAGGGCACAATCCTCTTGAGGAGCTTTTTGAGAAAGATAGAAGTCTTGATGATCAAAAACCTGTTTATG GTCGAAGTTGGAAAGCTTCGGAACTGCGCTTGAAGTCATGGGATGATCTTCATAAGCTATGGTATGTTATATTGAAGGAGAAAAACATGCTGATGACTCAACGCCAGATGCTTCATGCTCAGAACCTACGATTTCCCAATCCAGAGCGTCTTCCCAAG GTGAGGAAGTCAATGTGCCGTATCAAGCATGTACTCACAGAAAGAGCAATTGAAGAGCCAGATCCTAGGAGGTCCGCCGAGATGAAAAGGATGATAAATGCTTTGTGA
- the LOC123210953 gene encoding uncharacterized protein LOC123210953: protein MGNCQAIDTATLVIQHPCGKVDKLYWPVNAGEIMRMNPGHYVALLISTTLCPANSNTDGCPNNTSATATATATVAPTTNNSNNGNSVRLTRIKLLRPTDTLALGQVYRLISTQDVMKGLWAKKHAKMHKNKPELPEKPERVHEKPKRSELDKDHQVKKYERNRPRTTSSTNTAAAKSRTWQPSLQSISEAGS from the exons ATGGGGAACTGTCAGGCCATTGATACAGCAACGCTTGTGATACAACATCCATGTGGGAAAGTTGATAAATTGTATTGGCCTGTGAATGCTGGTGAGATTATGAGGATGAACCCTGGTCACTATGTAGCTCTTCTCATCTCCACCACCTTGTGCCCAGCAAATAGTAATACTGATGGATGTCCCAACAACACCAGCGCCACTGCCACCGCCACCGCCACCGTCGCCCCCACAACCAACAATAGCAACAATGGGAATTCTGTTCGGTTGACAAGGATTAAGCTTCTTCGTCCAACTGATACTCTCGCTCTTGGACAAGTTTACAGACTCATCTCTACTCAAG ATGTTATGAAAGGGCTGTGGGCAAAGAAGCATGCAAAGATGCACAAGAACAAGCCAGAATTACCTGAAAAGCCAGAGAGGGTACATGAGAAGCCAAAAAGATCCGAACTTGACAAAGATCATCAG GTGAAGAAATATGAAAGAAACCGACCAAGAACAACATCATCAACCAACACAGCTGCAGCCAAATCAAGAACATGGCAACCCTCATTACAAAGCATCTCCGAAGCTGGAAGCTAA
- the LOC123212536 gene encoding nucleobase-ascorbate transporter 6-like has protein sequence MAGGGGAAKAEEPQPHPPKDQLPNISYCITSPPPWPEAILLGFQHYLVMLGTTVLIPTALVPQMGGGNEEKADVIQTLLFVAGLNTLLQSLFGTRLPAVMGGSYTFVPTTISIILAGRFSDTADPIEKFKRTMRAIQGSLIVASTLQIVLGFSGLWRNVTRFLSPLSAVPLVSLVGFGLYEFGFPGVAKCVEIGLPQLLLIVFISQYLPHIIGRGKNIFDRFAVIFSVVIVWIYALLLTVGGAYNHVGPKTQLSCRTDRAGLIEAAPWIRVPYPFQWGAPSFDAGEAFAMMMASFVALVESTGAFIVVARYASATPLPPSVLSRGVGWQGVGILLSGLFGTVNGTSVSVENAGLLALTRVGSRRVVQISAGFMIFFSVLGKFGAIFASIPGPIVAALYCLFFAYVGAGGLSFLQFCNLNSFRTKFILGFSIFIGLSVPQYFNEYTATNGYGPVHTNARWFNDIVNVPFSSEPFVAGIVAFFLDNTLHKKEVAIRKDRGKHWWDKFRSFKGDSRSEEFYSLPFNLNKYFPSV, from the exons ATGGCAGGCGGTGGCGGAGCAGCAAAAGCCGAAGAGCCACAACCACATCCTCCTAAGGATCAACTTCCCAACATTTCTTATTGCATTACTAGTCCTCCACCATGGC CTGAGGCTATTCTTCTTGGTTTTCAACATTACCTTGTGATGCTGGGGACGACAGTTCTCATTCCTACTGCGCTTGTACCCCAGATGGGAGGTGGAAAT GAGGAGAAGGCTGATGTTATTCAGACTTTGCTCTTTGTTGCTGGTTTGAACACGTTACTGCAATCATTGTTTGGGACTCGACTACCAGCTGTTATGGGAGGGTCTTACACTTTTGTCCCTACAACAATTTCAATCATTCTTGCTGGTCGATTCAGTGACACTGCTGACCCTATTGAG AAATTTAAGAGAACAATGAGGGCAATCCAGGGTTCTCTCATTGTTGCATCAACTCTTCAGATTGTACTAGGCTTCAGTGGGCTTTGGCGTAATGTTACAAG GTTTCTAAGTCCACTTTCAGCTGTTCCTTTAGTTTCTCTAGTGGGTTTTGGGCTGTATGAGTTTGGTTTTCCGGGG GTTGCCAAATGTGTGGAGATTGGACTGCCTCAGCTTCTCCTTATAGTATTTATTTCTCAG TATTTGCCACATATCATAGGCCGAGGAAAAAATATCTTTGATCGTTTTGCTGTAATTTTTTCTGTGGTGATTGTGTGGATCTATGCTCTTCTACTCACAGTGGGTGGGGCCTACAATCATGTTGGACCTAAGACCCAATTAAGCTGTCGAACTGATCGTGCAGGACTTATAGAAGCTGCTCCCTG GATAAGAGTTCCATATCCCTTCCAATGGGGTGCACCTTCATTTGATGCTGGTGAAGCCTTTGCCATGATGATGGCCTCATTTGTTGCTCTTGTAGAG TCCACTGGTGCTTTCATTGTGGTGGCAAGATATGCGAGTGCAACTCCATTGCCACCTTCAGTTCTCAGCCGTGGTGTGGGTTGGCAG GGAGTCGGCATTTTGTTGTCAGGATTATTTGGGACTGTGAATGGAACTTCAGTATCTGT AGAGAATGCTGGTCTTTTGGCCTTAACAAGAGTTGGAAGCCGAAGGGTTGTCCAAATATCTGCTGGCTTCATGATTTTCTTCTCTGTTCTTG GGAAATTTGGAGCAATATTTGCTTCAATACCAGGCCCCATTGTTGCAGCTTTGTATTGCCTGTTCTTTGCTTACGTGG GTGCTGGAGGCCTTAGCTTCCTTCAGTTCTGCAACCTCAATAGCTTTCGAACAAAGTTCATACTAGGCTTCTCTATATTCATTGGTTTGTCTGTGCCACAGTACTTCAACGAGTACACCGCCACTAATGGTTATGGTCCAGTGCACACAAATGCAAGATGG TTCAACGACATTGTAAATGTTCCTTTCTCATCGGAACCATTTGTTGCGGGTATCGTAGCATTTTTCCTGGATAACACACTTCATAAAAAGGAAGTTGCAATCAGGAAGGACAGGGGAAAACATTGGTGGGACAAGTTTCGATCCTTCAAGGGTGATTCTAGGAGTGAAGAATTCTATTCCCTgccttttaatttaaacaaatatttccCATCTGTGTGA